The genomic segment GGATTGGAGATGATTGGGAcagagaaaataagaaaaattgtgagAAAGGAATATATCAAAATGCAAAGAAAGAGGAAACAATGTTGAGCGGTGAGACCGTGTTGAGTGGTGAAGGtgagaaaaacaatataaattaaaaaaaatagtatatatagATACTACAATAGATGTAAATATAGattaatgttttataaaaaatcattgttGATATGACCTTATTGTACTACAATCGAACTAGTGCACTTATTAGATCATTTAAACCCTCAACTAAGGGTCAACATATGATAATGGACAAGCGTAATAAATTTAACACATCATCCATTGTGATGGTCATCTCACCAATAGACAAATGAAATGAATTCATATCATTGTGCCACCTCTTAACAAACGAAAACAATAATCCTTTGTATACAATCTCATAACTAGCTCGTATAATAACTCCCAAGCCTAGTAGCTCAATCACAAATTCTACCCATTCATGTGGACCTCCTAACAAATTTATCTTTCTACCATGTGATACCAACTTCAACTCACCTTGATCCTACAATTGtcaatgaatattattttagtatctCAAATACACAATATATCAATCTCAACTAagttatattaacatatttacTTACAACTCTATTTCACAATTGTTAAGAGTTGCGTTCATCATAATTAAAAAGCAACGACCTATCCAATGGTCCTTCTGGATAACcttcttccccaacaacaaatgtcTCCTCAATGACAACATTTTCTTCTACATGGTCATCTTTAATAATGTTACTTGAACTATCCCGCTCTCTTCATCTAAAAAAATAGTTGGtcataacataattattttctcTGGTTCTAATTATGATTATATGTATCTACatgaagaaaattaatattatatgttactAGGGGCTCGCAGgctaccgttcggtctcgactAGCTTTCTCAGCCGCTCGGTCGCGACAAAGCTTTCCTTTCGGTCTCGGTTGGTTTAtcaaccgttcggtctcgacaaagcttTCCGGTCGGTCTCGACCAGTTTCTCAACCGTTCGGCGTGTTCCGTTCAGTCTCGGTTAGTTTATCAGCCGTTCGGTCGCGACAAAGCTTTCTGTTCGGTCTCGACCAGTttctcaaccgttcggtctcgacaacAATTAAGTAGCGGTAACACACAATGAATGTTGTAACGGCTGTCGTTGAGTAATTAAGGTTTGCATTgatgaccattaagaggtaaattaatgtgtcagattcctttaaactctataaataagggtttagggGGAAGGTAAAGGGGGGATTGGAACTCAGACTACAATACGTtccatttatttcaatgtttaacTGTCACGAACAGATCAtaaaaccgctcctaacttgagcgtcggagtgccttttgcaggtacctctcCGCTTTGACAAAGAGGGTGACCGAGCGGCCAATATTGAAGGTGACCGATCGATACAAACGAGAAGCAGACAAGCGAAGCGCACCAGGcgaaggttagtgtctcggtctcacaaatccttaccgaaacattttggtgcCCACCGTGGGGTCGAGAGCAAGCTGAAGACACCCAATGGTAACCACAAGAAATATGGAGGAGCAGAGCACCAGAGATTTAATAAGAGAGTTGCAGGCCCAGATTGAGGCACAGGCGCAGACTATACAAGCGCAGGCGCACGCTCAGCAAGAGATGCGGCGGAGGCATGAGGAGGAGATGAGGGCGCTAAGGGCCGAGCAAGAACCTCCCGAGCGGTCCGCCTCGAATCGAGAAAACGCCAATGAGGCGAGCCATAATCACGCGAACCCGAACGGTCGGGCTAGAAGGGAACCAACGCCCCTGCAGACCGCTCGGCCAACCAGTTTATTGCCCTTCACGGCAACCATCATGCAAACGCCAATGCCAGAAAAGACTCCCCCCGTATTGGATAAGTATGATGGTTCGGCTGATCCGGATAATCACTTAAGGACGTTCGGTAATGCAATGGCATTCTATACGGACAGCGACCCTATCATGTGCAGAGCCTTCTCGTTGTCACTTAAGGAAGAGACATTGGAATGGTATAACACTCTTCCTCTCAACATAGTGGATTGCTTCGCTACTGTGGAAGACCTCTTTAGGAGGCAGTACGCATCCAATCGGAAACAGGAGGTAACATCGGTGGATTTAATAAACACTAAGCAGGAGAAaggagaaactttgaaggcTTTTATGAAGAGATATACTGAAACCGCGCGACGAGTTAGAGAGGTAGATCAatcttttattatcaataatctGCCTTTGTGCATGAGACCAGGATATTTTGCGGAAAAATTGTATGCACGATCGCCAAAAACGATGGAGGAACTCCAAGAGCGAGCAGCTGAGTTCATCCGTATGGAGGAAATGCGTTTGTCGCAAAAGAAACGACAACAAGAGGGTGATGCGGGCGGAAGTGGAAAGGATGGCAAACGACCGTTCGGCAATAACGATAAGAATAGGGAGTTTCCCAGGCCATTCAAGTTTCACCATTATACAACCCTCAATGCACCTAGGGCAAAAGTTCTTGAAGAAGCCCTAAGTGCGGAACTTATCACACCCTTAAGGAAACCGTCTCCAAGAAATGCAGACGAAAGGAAAAGTTGCCGGTACCATCAAAACCATGGACATACTACAGAAGACTGCATCACGTTAaagaatgaaatagaaaatcttATCCGGGCGGGACATCTACAAAGGTTTATAAAGGAAGCAAGATACGACCTCCCCAAGGAAGGATATTCGAGAAGAAGCCCCGAGCGGGCAAGCAGGAAAGACGAACGAGGGCATGGCTATAGTCACAGTCCCAGTCGTCGTCGGGAACAGTCGCTTCATGGAGTGATCAACTGAAGAGAAGCATCCACAATTTTACTATTGTCATGTTTAAATTCGGTCTCATTTGATTCATGCTTTTGTTATTAACTTACGCTcttattattgaataaataaagcCCAACTTAGGCCGATCAATCGCTCCCAAAATGgctaaataaaatcatattcaatGAAAGTTTCTCAGAGTTAGAagatgaagaccgaacggtaaatcccgctcggccaagaggtaaattcctctaaaGATtggaagaccgaacggtaaatcccgctcggccaagaggtaaattcctctataaagatttgaagaccgaacgataAATCCCGCTTGgccaagaggtaaattcctctataaatatttgaagaccgaacggtaaatcccgctcggccaagaggtaaattcctctataaagatttgaagaccgaacggtaaatcccgctcggccaagaggtaaattcctctataaagatttgaagaccgaacggtaaatcccgctcggccaagaggtaaattcctctataaagatttgaagaccgagcggtaaatcccgctcggccagaggtaaattcctctataaagatttgaagaccgaacggtaaatcccgctcggccaagaggtaaattcctctataaagatttgaagaccgaacggtaaatcccgctcggccaagaggtaaattcctctataaatatttgaagacccaacggtaaatcccgctcggccaagaggtaaattcctctaaagatttgaagaccgaacggtaaatacCGTTCGGCCAGGAGGTAAAATCCTCTAACCATTTGAAGACCGAAGCGGTTAATCCCGCTCGGTGAAGAGGGAACAGGATATAACAATTTGAAGCACAAAGAGCAAACACTTTAATACAACGAGAacaacctccctcaaactcataagtcttATAGTTAACCGTTCGACTAAAGCCGAACAATTAACTCagacttggggggcttatgttactAGGGGCTCGCAGgctaccgttcggtctcgactAGCTTTCTCAGCTGCTCGGTCGCGACAAAGCTTTCCGTTCGGTCTCGGTTGGTTTATCAGtcgttcggtctcgacaaagcttTCCGGTCGGTCTCGACCAGTTTCTCAACCGTTTGGCGTCTTCCGTTCGGTCTCGGTTAGTTTATCAGCCGTTCGGTCGCGACAAAGCTttccgttcggtctcgaccagtttctcaaccgttcggtctcgacaatAATTAAGTAGCGGTAACGCACAATGAATGTTGTAACGGCTGTCGTTGAGTAATTAAGGTTTGCATTGATGACCATTAAGAGATAAATTAATGtgtcagattcctttaaactctataaataagggtttagggGGAAGGTAAAGGGGGGATTGGAACTCAGACTACAATACGCtccatttatttcaatgtttaacTGTCACGAACAGTTCAtaaaaccgctcctaacttgagcgtcggagtgccttttgcaggtacctctcCGCTTTGACAAAGAGGGTGACCGAGCGGCCAATATTGAAGGTGACCGATCGGTACAAACGAGAAGCAAACAAGCGAAGCGCACCAGGcgaaggttagtgtctcggtctcacaaaTCCTTACCGAAACATTATACAATAATTAACTCATAACACAGTGGTTAAAGCACTCTGAAATTAAAAATTCGACATGTACTTCCAAAACATTCCAtactctaaaatttaaaattttgacaatAATACAATactctaaaattaaattattaataattattttgatttacgAAGGTATATTACTTCTACTAACACAATAACAAAGTGTTGATAGtcgtatattttaattaatatattacaaagaaatatttattaaaatatacttacTCATTCACAAAGAAGAAAGTATTTTAATacatctattaaaaaaatattttttaataggaAAATTTTCTTTCTAGTTGATaagcattatttttttatgtcaagTTCTCCTTGCACTTCACAACCTTCTTCATGCACCTCtaacttttgaaaatattcCAAATATAACCTTTTAACAGTAAACACAATTTTGACCAAGTACATATTCTTTGGCCaaagtaaaatttgttttttacttgTCTCTTTCTGCatgcttttaaatttgaatttgttgCCCTAGCCGCTGCACCATTGCATCGCTGCTCCTTGCTCTCTCCTTCCTCCCCTATTCTTTGTGTTTTGCATCCATTAGTTTGGTTCTCCTCCTTTGTCttgttttctcttattttctccTCTGCTCCTTCCATACTTTGCGCGTTGCTAGAAGGTATGTGTAGTGCCCCAAATTTCAGGGTGTCACGAATTATTACAAAAActgataaatttcaaatttctatCAAAGCacgaaaacatatttttcaaaaaaaaacttaacatttAAGCACGCATAATTTATTCAAACCTTAACACATCATACAATCATCGTCGATAATTTCATTAATGAACACATAAACACAAACATTTATGGGGTAAActaccgataaaacaatcataaaaacAAGACACATACATCAACCCTAGACCACGAGGGAACATACCCAACACATCATGAATGCACTTAAGCCTCACATACCCTTATTAACAAACTCTAACACATAcattacatcacttgaatcatccaaaaCCCATCATTATGCAGATTGCAACCCAAAAAGACCCAACATATGAAATATGATCATCTTACCACTCtttacaacatatatttatatggTAAAACTCCTAAACAACATACATGTGTCCTCCCTTAGCATTAATACATATTATCATGGGCTAACCCATcataaatatacataatttcATAGGAAAACTCAACACAAACATGATATAAACCTTATCATCATGCATACACAAACCCTTACCTACCCAACAATAACAACATATAATCATAATCACGTAAACATGTATCACAACAAGGATTTCCattcaagaaaatcaagaatGCATAGCATACAATGAACAAAGGTAAGCTTCCCCATACCTTGGCCAATCCTAATGCTCTATCTGCAACTCCAAAACACCACCAATCTTCCCTTGCATTAAAGTTATTTGCAGTCCTTTTTCTTCTCCCCCAGAACATCCTTCTCTCCCTAtccctctcttttctttctttcacctTTTAGGTGAaggtttttagaaaaatatctAGACCctctctcctcttctcttttttatcttctcctttctttctctatctttttggttttaataaaatttcttttaatctcTAAAACCCACCAAGATCTCATCTCCTATTATCTCTCAACCACTTTTTAAAATACCAAATCTTCTCAGATTCACGTAAACCTCTATTTAcattttcagtttttatattatttttgcatGTTTTACTTCTTACACCTccctaaattaatttatacaccAATTAATAAAGGTAAAAAAACCATTTTACCCTTTGGccaaaaaatacaattaaaattgtAAGTTTCTCTTAAACTCTTCTCCCTTGATATTGAACCCACAACCATTCAATCCTAACATCTCTACCAATAAACTAACACATCACAATGGTAATATCACACACACAAATCaccaaataaataacatatcaatcatgtgTTGCACTTTCTCAATAATAACatcaaataattaacataacaattataattCTAAGAAACAcctaaacattaaatataaattacacaACAATAATGTTCAAATctcaaaatcattttatttcctAATTACTACATTTTTCTGTGGTCTTACAGTTTGGATATTTACCGTTCTTCTTCCTACCTAAACATACAGTCCTCTTCGTCCTCCCTAGACCGATAGGTAAGCATtaacttttgaattttgttttgtagttGATATGTCTGATATTGATTTGAATTCAACACTGTAAATTGCTAGGAGATGTGTAAGTTTGTGGTTCGTGGGTGATGGAAAATGAAAACGAAGCCTTCATTAGTGTTCAAAATCTAGTTAAGGCTTCGCTGACTTTCGAAAGCTAACAAATGCTTAAACGAATTTTGAAAGTTGGTTAAGCCTCCGCcggattttgaaattcatttaaGCCTTCGACGGTTTTCGAAATCtcgttttattttctttttcaattttgaatgtttgtttttcaatatacttttgtttgttttttaattttgaatatgtggttggaattttttttctaggtttattaatttttttgttatatttatttattcttttttaattttgtaatattttattataactagttatttatatatttcttgaaatatttaaatattttattatttattgttgtttacatatttaagtaattaatacttttattgTTTGTATATTTTGATGGTCACAAATATGGCTTAAACAAGAGGTGCATCTACCTATCGTGGTGAGAGTTCAACACAAGGTGAAAGAACAAGAAGACCTATGATATCAGCTTGTAGATGACAAACTAAAGAAATTGATGTTGATGTTATTGAGGAACATGATGTTAGTTAAGAGTAGAAGCATGTTATTGAGCATGTCACTCAACAAGAAGAGGAAGTAAGTGGATTTATAGGAGGTCCACAGGACACATCACTAGTGACTCATTATACGCAACATGTTGCATATGTCTTGTGGCAAGGCCAAGTTAGTACAAAACTTGAATTTTAATTGGTAATTAGTAGCttgaattacttttttttatatatgttgttgttgtgtAGGATAGATGATCTcctatggaaaaaaaataaataaatttggcCTATATCATAAGGTAATTAAACCTTTTGTGATAAATTTTGGTCTAATACACCTAGTTAATATTTTGTACGACTATGCCAATAAAGGGTTGATATTGGCGTTTGCTTAGAGATGGCATTTTGAGACCAATTTTTTCCATCTCTCAATGGGTGAGATGACTGTCACACTAGATGACGTGTCGTCGCTACTTCACCTACATATTATGGGAAAATTTTGTGAGATCGAGCCATTGGAAGTTGAAGAAGCtcagtttattattatagaCCTTTTGGGCATGGACCGCGCTAGGACTGGAGTTGAGATGACACAAGCATGTAGTCCTAAAGTTAGGCTGAAATGGTTGAGAGATGTATATCATGAGTGTTGAGCAGTAACACTAGGTGTGTGCGACACAAACATACTTGTTGCATCTGGTTAGATGCACTATTTTCACAAATAAGAACGCAAACCTCATACGTGTATCATACTTGATGTTGTTTAGAGACTTGCACGCCTATGGCAGATATGCTTGGGGCATTGTTGCACTTGCTCATATGTACGAACAACTCGGGATGCCAACTTTGCTAAGACAAAGCAAATGGTTAGATATTCTACTATTACACATGTACATATTTCTCTTGCATttgtatttcatatatttttggaatgtatACCACAATTTAACTAATGTTTTTCTGGAGTTGGATATATAAGCATTTCCTTGGGATGAGAAGGAGGCATGTGTTGTCCACTTATGACGAAAACAATCCTCGTGCGACACGTGGGTGACAAGGAGGCAAGCTTGGAGTCTACTTGAGGGTAGGTCATATTTGGATGGACTGACGTACGATGGAGTCATTTGGTGCCCATATGAGTCATAAAGGGGTGCTCGTTCATTTATGGCAATTTGTATGtattttggatggattagactTAGTGAGATGCTTCACCGACATCTGCCTAAATGCATATTGAAGCAATTTGGTTTTAAGCAGTTGTTCCCACGACTGCCATAGATCGTTGTAGAGGTAGTAACAGTAACCATTGAGGGTACTTCTTTTCACTATGTAGACCATGTTATAACTCATGTCGTATTAGTCTCATCTATATCTGTTTGTGTTATGTGGGATACCTATAGTGATTTAGGAGGGTATTCAATTCATACGTCATTCCTGCCCCTGACGAAGACCAACCGAGTCTTGCACCACAACTCCGTTAACACATTCTAGATGATATTTTAGTTCGTCTAAGATCATTCTCCGATTCTGGTTTGTTGGTATGTAATGAAACtttattttgtgttacatgATATTTATGATTGCTTATTTATGTAGTTTGTTAACGTCAATGCAGGATTGTATGAGACGTGTTGTGAAAATCTTACAAACCATTATATCAAGTCGTGATGTGACCGAGGGTACTGTAGCGTGAGATTGTACTAAAAAAGCCTTACAAAATGACATTCATTAACGTGTCCAATGCACATCAATTGATGTTGTCTGATATCAGTAGGCGGTGAACTATGTAGTGGGAATATTATATAACTCTGACCATATGAAAAATAGACTAAGATGACATTATATCGATTCGCAATAGCATACCTAATGTCTGGTGTGGTCATCCACTTGTTTACATTAGCCTATAAGGAATGAAACAAATTGTTATGAAAAGAAATACGTAACAAATAATAAGTAATGTGTCAATTAAAGCAACACGAACCTGTGATCAATTGTGGATCACCAAAGACT from the Vigna angularis cultivar LongXiaoDou No.4 chromosome 3, ASM1680809v1, whole genome shotgun sequence genome contains:
- the LOC128195823 gene encoding uncharacterized protein LOC128195823, which produces MVTTRNMEEQSTRDLIRELQAQIEAQAQTIQAQAHAQQEMRRRHEEEMRALRAEQEPPERSASNRENANEASHNHANPNGRARREPTPLQTARPTSLLPFTATIMQTPMPEKTPPVLDKYDGSADPDNHLRTFGNAMAFYTDSDPIMCRAFSLSLKEETLEWYNTLPLNIVDCFATVEDLFRRQYASNRKQEVTSVDLINTKQEKGETLKAFMKRYTETARRVREVDQSFIINNLPLCMRPGYFAEKLYARSPKTMEELQERAAEFIRMEEMRLSQKKRQQEGDAGGSGKDGKRPFGNNDKNREFPRPFKFHHYTTLNAPRAKVLEEALSAELITPLRKPSPRNADERKSCRYHQNHGHTTEDCITLKNEIENLIRAGHLQRFIKEARYDLPKEGYSRRSPERASRKDERGHGYSHSPSRRREQSLHGVIN